The Syntrophorhabdaceae bacterium genome includes the window CTTGCAAACGTTGACTTTATTGACAGCAGCGGCCTCGGGGCAATCGTCTCCAGTCTTAAGACCATAGGAGATAACGGCGATCTTGTCATTACCGGCATACGAGAGACCGTCATGGGCCTTTTCCGGCTTACCAGGATGAACCGGGTATTCCAGATCTTCCCTTCGGAACAGGAAGCGATCCAGGCCTTTATAGAAAGGTGAAACTACCCAGCGAATTCATAAGCGAGAGGGGGAGGCCGGGTACCCATGAAGTGGGTGAGACTTTGTTCGTGGAGGGGGCGACCCCCTTACGGGGACAGGCGTGAGCCCCAGGAATAGCTAATGTCCGATACACTGTCACCAAAAAAGATCACCTTCTTGATCGACAGCAATCTCGATAACGTCTCACTCGTGGGTGTTGCCATACGCGGTATATGCAACTACCTCTCCATGAACGAAATAGACACGTATTACCTTGAACTGTGTGTTGTGGAAGCGGTCAATAACGCGATTAAGCATGCCTATAATTCCGAGGCCGGGCACACTGTCGAGATCAATACCACCTATTCAGACAATGGCATAACCTTCGAAATAAGCGACAGGGGGGAAAAGATGTCCGCCTATGGCCCGCGTTGTTTCAATTTTAACGCCGAAGACCGTTCCTTGATCCCGGAACACGGGATGGGCCTCTATATCATAGATTCGGTTATGGATGAAGTAACGTACCGGTCAGATGGCAATAAGAATACATTGACTATGCACAGGTACTTCCATTATAAAAATTAAAAACGTTTTTAACCAGTGGGGGCAACAGGAATGACCGAGCAGGAACTACTCCGTGTTTTGCAGCAATACAGCCAGGATCACCTTGCGGATTATTATCATACACTGTCTTCTCAACACAAACATGATCTTATTCACAAGATCCTTCAATTCGACATTCACCTTGCCTTTGAAGTATATAAGGAATTTTGCTCAAAAAGTGATACCCGGCAAATGATAAGAACTATCGAGCCACCCCAGGTGGTCGCTATTCCAAAAAATGTACAGGAACAGAAAAGGATAGAGGAAGCCCGCGTCACAGGAGAATCCCTGATCAAACAACAAAAAGCGGCTGTTCTTATCGTGGCCGGGGGCCAGGGCTCACGGCTTGGCTATGAAGGACCCAAGGGGACCTTTCGGATCTCGCCGATAAAGGGCAAAACCCTCTTCCAGCTTTTTGCCGAGCAGGTTATGGCCCTTTCACGACGTCACGGGGTAACTATCCCGTTGCTGATCATGACGAGCCAGGAAAACAACAGGGACACTGTCAGATTTTTTCATATTCATAATTTTTTTGGTCTTCGTCCGGAGACTGTTCACTTTTTTCAGCAGGGGATGCTGCCGACAATAACCCCTGAAGGTAAGCTCCTTTTAAATGGTGACGGCAATTTTGTTGTGAACCCGGACGGCCATGGCGGCTCGCTGAAGGCCCTCCATGATTCCGGTCTGCTAAAGATATTGATAGAACAAGGCTACGAGGAGCTTTTTTACTGCCAGGTCGATAACCCGCTTGTGAAGATTGCCGACCCCGTATTCCTTGGGCTGCATGCAATAACGGGCGCTGATGCTTCTACAAAGGTCGTCAGGAGGCAGGATATCCGGGAAAAGGTCGGCCTTTATGTGTATGTAAATGGCAGGGATGCTGTCGTTGAGTACAGCGACATCGGAGACGACTATATGTCTGCTCTTGATGGGGATGGCAATATCCTGTACTGGGCCGGCAATACTGCGATACACGTATTTTCTCTTGCCTTCATTCAGCGCCTGACTGACCACGGTTTCGTATTGCCCTACCATTGCGCGCAAAAGGCCGTTGAATACACTGATCATATTGGAAAATATTCCACAGCCGATGTGTGGAAGTTCGAGACCTT containing:
- a CDS encoding STAS domain-containing protein, encoding MQVQEKKVGSILIVKPLEKRIDASSATEFKGKIVDLINSGNTKIVLDLANVDFIDSSGLGAIVSSLKTIGDNGDLVITGIRETVMGLFRLTRMNRVFQIFPSEQEAIQAFIER
- a CDS encoding ATP-binding protein; this translates as MSDTLSPKKITFLIDSNLDNVSLVGVAIRGICNYLSMNEIDTYYLELCVVEAVNNAIKHAYNSEAGHTVEINTTYSDNGITFEISDRGEKMSAYGPRCFNFNAEDRSLIPEHGMGLYIIDSVMDEVTYRSDGNKNTLTMHRYFHYKN
- a CDS encoding UTP--glucose-1-phosphate uridylyltransferase, which encodes MTEQELLRVLQQYSQDHLADYYHTLSSQHKHDLIHKILQFDIHLAFEVYKEFCSKSDTRQMIRTIEPPQVVAIPKNVQEQKRIEEARVTGESLIKQQKAAVLIVAGGQGSRLGYEGPKGTFRISPIKGKTLFQLFAEQVMALSRRHGVTIPLLIMTSQENNRDTVRFFHIHNFFGLRPETVHFFQQGMLPTITPEGKLLLNGDGNFVVNPDGHGGSLKALHDSGLLKILIEQGYEELFYCQVDNPLVKIADPVFLGLHAITGADASTKVVRRQDIREKVGLYVYVNGRDAVVEYSDIGDDYMSALDGDGNILYWAGNTAIHVFSLAFIQRLTDHGFVLPYHCAQKAVEYTDHIGKYSTADVWKFETFVFDAIPLAGKTCCMEVIREEEFAPVKNKDGNDSPETARDAMMSLHRNWLKEAGIKIDPDTRVEIGPLFALDSIELQQKIKGMKFTEKKDIYIE